The Desulfuromonadales bacterium genome includes a window with the following:
- the lipA gene encoding lipoyl synthase yields MSPSDQKRKPDWLKVRFPGGPNYARIDRYHRQQGLHSVCRSAACPNQGECWNRGTATFMILGDRCTRSCRFCNVQDGAPLPPDPQEPLKVARAVAELGLKHAVVTSVTRDDLADGGAAQFARLTEAIRLAAPGCRVELLIPDLGGSRQALATILAAGPDILGHNLETVPRLYPAVRQEAVYERSLQLLADARELAPQIPTKSGLMLGLGEERTELLAVLADLRRVGCSLLTLGQYLSPTRGHHPVARYLPPEEFAALRGEALALGFRHVEAGPLVRSSYHAEEQFAEAAHGR; encoded by the coding sequence ATGTCGCCATCCGACCAGAAGAGAAAGCCCGACTGGCTTAAGGTCCGCTTCCCCGGCGGCCCGAACTACGCCCGCATCGACCGGTATCACCGGCAGCAGGGACTGCATTCGGTCTGCCGCAGCGCCGCCTGCCCCAATCAGGGGGAGTGCTGGAACCGCGGCACCGCCACCTTCATGATCCTCGGCGACCGCTGCACGCGCAGCTGCCGCTTCTGCAATGTGCAGGACGGAGCGCCGCTGCCGCCCGACCCGCAGGAACCCCTCAAGGTGGCCCGGGCAGTGGCCGAGCTGGGGCTGAAGCATGCCGTCGTCACCTCGGTCACCCGCGACGACCTCGCCGACGGCGGCGCCGCCCAGTTCGCCCGTCTCACGGAGGCGATCCGCCTGGCCGCTCCCGGCTGCCGGGTGGAGCTGCTGATCCCCGACCTCGGCGGCAGCCGCCAGGCGCTGGCGACCATCCTCGCCGCCGGCCCCGACATCCTCGGCCACAACCTGGAGACCGTCCCCCGGCTCTATCCGGCGGTGCGCCAGGAGGCCGTCTACGAGCGCTCCCTGCAGCTGCTGGCCGACGCCCGGGAGCTGGCGCCGCAGATCCCGACCAAATCCGGGCTGATGCTCGGCCTGGGCGAGGAGCGCACGGAGCTGCTGGCGGTGCTCGCCGACCTGCGGCGGGTCGGCTGTTCCCTGCTCACCCTCGGCCAGTACCTTTCCCCGACCCGCGGCCACCATCCGGTTGCGCGCTACCTGCCGCCGGAAGAATTTGCGGCACTGCGCGGCGAAGCCCTGGCCCTCGGCTTCCGCCACGTCGAGGCGGGACCGCTGGTCCGCTCCTCCTACCACGCCGAGGAGCAGTTCGCGGAGGCCGCCCATGGCCGATAA
- a CDS encoding pyridoxamine 5'-phosphate oxidase family protein, with the protein MISKKLKKFIEETNLAFVASADQRSRPHLAASRGLKVPDAEHVVFEAWFCRQTLENVAEVPRVAVAVIDAASGGGYQLVGTVEKVIPIGILDGFAPEVEAPGTPQVESRMLVRVEEVMEFSTGAHTDHPITPNS; encoded by the coding sequence ATGATCTCGAAAAAGCTGAAAAAATTCATCGAAGAGACCAACCTGGCCTTCGTCGCTTCCGCCGACCAGCGGTCACGGCCGCATCTGGCCGCCAGCCGGGGGCTCAAGGTGCCCGATGCCGAGCACGTCGTCTTCGAGGCCTGGTTCTGCCGCCAAACCCTGGAGAATGTAGCCGAGGTGCCCCGGGTGGCGGTGGCGGTCATCGATGCCGCCAGCGGCGGCGGCTACCAGCTCGTCGGCACGGTGGAAAAGGTCATCCCCATCGGAATCCTCGACGGTTTTGCCCCCGAGGTCGAGGCGCCGGGCACCCCGCAGGTGGAGTCGCGCATGCTGGTAAGGGTGGAAGAGGTCATGGAGTTCTCCACCGGCGCCCACACCGACCACCCCATCACCCCGAACTCCTGA
- a CDS encoding hemerythrin domain-containing protein, producing the protein MQPIAVLMEEHRLIERMMALLRREAQRIEAGNEVDLSLIDQAVDFIRMYADKTHHAKEENILFRDAAGKDLAADHRTLLQELLDEHNHGRRNVGELAEASKQAAQGSAAARRTILEKLTLLPDLYREHIRKEDHVFFPAAMGYFSQKEMKAMLGEFWEADRKMIHLKYGSVVGDLEGSGH; encoded by the coding sequence ATGCAACCGATTGCAGTATTGATGGAAGAGCACCGGCTCATCGAGCGGATGATGGCCTTGCTGCGCCGGGAGGCGCAGCGGATCGAGGCGGGGAACGAGGTCGACCTTTCCCTCATCGACCAGGCGGTCGACTTCATCCGCATGTACGCCGACAAGACCCATCATGCCAAGGAGGAGAACATCCTGTTCCGGGATGCCGCCGGCAAGGACCTCGCCGCGGACCACCGCACGCTGCTGCAGGAGCTTCTCGACGAGCACAACCACGGCCGTCGCAACGTCGGGGAACTGGCCGAAGCGAGCAAGCAGGCGGCGCAGGGTTCGGCGGCCGCCCGCCGAACCATCCTGGAGAAGCTGACCCTGCTGCCCGATCTCTACCGGGAACACATCCGCAAAGAGGACCACGTCTTCTTCCCGGCGGCCATGGGGTACTTCAGCCAGAAGGAGATGAAGGCGATGCTCGGGGAATTCTGGGAGGCGGACCGGAAGATGATCCACCTGAAATACGGATCGGTGGTGGGGGATCTGGAAGGCTCCGGGCACTAG
- a CDS encoding 2-oxo acid dehydrogenase subunit E2 produces the protein TAMLTSFNEADLSRVLALRKKHGEEFKQRHGVPLGFMSFFVKASAEALKEFPQVNARIDGDDIVYQQFYDIGIAVGAEKGLVVPVIRDADRLSFAEIEQAIRDFVEKIEQNKLDLADLEGGTFSITNGGVYGSLLSTPILNPPQSAILGMHAIQERPVARDGEIVIRPMMYLALSYDHRLIDGREAVSFLKRIKEFVEEPDEMLLEL, from the coding sequence GACGGCCATGCTCACCTCCTTCAACGAGGCGGACCTGAGCCGGGTGCTCGCGCTGCGCAAGAAGCACGGCGAAGAGTTCAAGCAGCGCCACGGCGTACCGCTCGGCTTCATGTCCTTCTTCGTCAAGGCGAGCGCCGAGGCGCTCAAGGAATTCCCCCAGGTCAACGCCCGCATCGACGGCGACGACATCGTCTACCAGCAGTTCTACGACATAGGCATCGCCGTCGGCGCCGAGAAGGGGCTGGTGGTGCCGGTCATCCGTGATGCCGACCGCCTCAGCTTTGCCGAAATCGAGCAGGCGATCCGCGACTTCGTCGAGAAGATCGAGCAGAACAAGCTCGACCTCGCCGACCTCGAAGGGGGGACCTTCTCGATCACCAACGGCGGGGTCTACGGCTCGCTGCTCAGTACGCCGATCCTCAATCCCCCGCAGAGCGCCATCCTCGGCATGCACGCCATCCAGGAGCGCCCCGTCGCCCGCGACGGCGAAATCGTCATCCGGCCGATGATGTACCTCGCCCTCTCCTACGACCACCGCCTCATCGACGGCCGCGAGGCGGTCAGCTTCCTCAAGCGGATCAAGGAGTTCGTCGAAGAGCCGGACGAGATGCTGCTGGAGTTGTGA
- the trxB gene encoding thioredoxin-disulfide reductase, which yields MADKECLYRHLIVGGGPGGLTAAIYAARSNCCPLIIQGPQPGGQLTTTTTVDNYPGFPEGIEGPDLMTRMEQQARRFGTNFVTGEVARVDLAASPFKVWVGDDVYRSRTLIISTGASPKMLNLPNEWELMGRGVSVCATCDAFFYRGKEVVVVGGGDTAMEEASLLARFALRVTVVHRRDTLRATTILQDRAKENPRIAFRWNTMVTAILGDQSSGVTGVRLQDVESGAEEEFACHGLFIAIGHTPNTALFKGQLELDDNGYIVTRNGTETSVAGVFAAGDVQDPHYRQAVTAAGTGCMAAIQAERYLEACEEQGVCPT from the coding sequence ATGGCCGATAAGGAATGCCTCTACCGGCACCTCATCGTCGGCGGCGGCCCGGGGGGGCTGACCGCAGCCATCTACGCCGCCCGCAGCAACTGCTGCCCGCTGATCATTCAGGGCCCGCAGCCGGGCGGCCAGCTGACCACCACGACAACCGTCGACAACTACCCCGGCTTCCCCGAGGGAATCGAGGGCCCCGATCTGATGACGCGCATGGAGCAGCAGGCCCGCCGCTTCGGCACCAACTTCGTCACCGGCGAAGTGGCCCGGGTCGATCTCGCTGCCAGCCCCTTCAAGGTCTGGGTCGGCGACGACGTCTACCGCAGCCGCACACTGATCATCTCCACCGGCGCCTCGCCGAAGATGCTGAACCTGCCCAACGAGTGGGAGCTGATGGGGCGGGGGGTTTCGGTCTGCGCCACCTGCGACGCCTTCTTCTACCGCGGCAAGGAGGTGGTGGTGGTCGGTGGCGGCGATACCGCCATGGAGGAGGCCTCGCTGCTGGCCCGCTTCGCTCTCCGGGTGACAGTCGTGCATCGCCGCGACACCCTGCGCGCCACCACCATTCTGCAGGACCGGGCAAAAGAAAACCCGCGCATCGCCTTCCGCTGGAACACCATGGTCACGGCCATTCTCGGCGACCAGAGCAGCGGCGTCACCGGCGTCCGTCTGCAGGACGTGGAGAGCGGCGCCGAAGAGGAATTCGCCTGCCACGGCCTCTTCATCGCCATCGGCCACACCCCCAACACCGCCCTGTTCAAAGGACAGCTGGAGCTCGACGACAACGGCTACATCGTCACCCGCAACGGCACCGAAACCAGCGTGGCCGGCGTATTCGCCGCCGGGGATGTGCAGGACCCGCACTACCGCCAGGCGGTCACCGCCGCCGGCACCGGCTGCATGGCCGCCATCCAGGCGGAGCGCTACCTGGAGGCTTGCGAAGAACAAGGAGTCTGTCCGACATGA